The following are encoded together in the Vicugna pacos chromosome 26, VicPac4, whole genome shotgun sequence genome:
- the LOC140689391 gene encoding uncharacterized protein yields the protein MVLHCPAAQVQVQDLQAFQEQQDQQERQALQERLDQQERQVLQERRALQERQDQQELQALQGWQDQQERQALQELQALQERLDQQDRRALQERRALQERLDQQEQRALQERLEQQERQALQELQAFQELQAVLERLDDQEQRALLEWLDQQERQALQERLDQQEWRALQERLDLQERQALQERLDQQKRQALQERLDQQEWRALQERLDQQERQVLQEWRALQERLEQQEQQALQEWQDQQEQQALQELQAFQELQAVQERLDEQEQQALQEQLDQQEWQALQERRALQELQAVQERQDQ from the exons atggttctccactgcccagcggcgcaggtgcaggtgcaggatctgcaggcttttcaggagcagcaagatcagcaggagcggcaggctcttcaggagcggctagatcagcaggaacggcaggttcttcaggagcggcgggctcttcaggagcggcaagatcagcaggagctgcaggctcttcaggggtggcaagatcagcaggagcggcaggctcttcaggagcttcaggctcttcaggagcggctagatcagcaggaccggcgggctcttcaggagcggcgggctcttcaggagcggctagatcagcaggagcagcgggctcttcaggagcggctagagcagcaggagcggcaggctcttcaggagctgcaggcttttcaagagctgcaggctgttctggagcggctagatgatcaggagcagcgggctcttctggagtggctagatcagcaggagcggcaggcgcttcaggagcggctagatcagcaggaatggcgggctcttcaggagcggctagatctgcaggagcggcag gctcttcaggagcggctagatcagcagaagcggcaggctcttcaggagcggcttgatcagcaggaatggcgggctcttcaggagcggctagatcagcaggagcggcaggttcttcaggagtggcgggctcttcaggagcggctagagcagcaggagcagcaggctcttcaggagtggcaagatcagcaggagcagcaggctcttcaggagctgcaggcttttcaggagctgcaggctgttcaggagcggctagatgagcaggagcagcaggctcttcaggagcagctagatcagcaggaatggcag